A window of Ammospiza caudacuta isolate bAmmCau1 chromosome 20, bAmmCau1.pri, whole genome shotgun sequence genomic DNA:
ATTGAAGGAACCAGGGTAAATGTCACTGAACGAGGAGTGGGAGGAGATGATGGAATAGAAACTGTCCAGAGCAACCTGATCCTGGCAGGGGATGGACAAGTGGCACTTGCTGCAGGCCTGGGTGGGTGAAGGGTTTCcagaagaagcagaaggaagTGCAACAATTCAGAGATCTTGCAAGCAGGGGAAGAAATGAATGAGTAGAAAGGATGTGAGCTCACCCCAATGCAGCATCCAAAGTGTTTCTAGCAATCATGAATCTGCCTCCCCCGAGAAGGACAGTGGAGGTCAAAGGTATGAGATAGTTCTGAGTAGGTGCCCAGATTGTCCATCTGGTGGACTCTGCATCACGTGCTTCTAAGGAACTGCTTGGAGCAGATACCAGTGTGCCCTCTGATGCCCAGACTGgttggcagctggagagcagctgggagcactgggacctGGCTTTGggagctccctgctgccctgaaaCTGATCCTGGGGTGATTTGCAAGCAGGATTTCTCTCTAAGCCATGGCAAGTGGAGTTTGTCCCTGTCCTCGATGGCAGTGCATCAATGTCTGGCTGTGGCCTCCACACAGACCTTGTCCTGCAAGGACCAGATCCTGCTCAGCCTCGTCCAGAGGGAatggctgcacagcacagcagagtatcacagaatcatggaattgttcaggttggaaaacacctctAAGGTCATGGAGTCCATCCATTACCCCAGCCAAGGACTGTTCTGCTCAAGGGGTGTGGTTTGGCTGAAGGCAGGAATCCCTTGAGATACCAAACCCGGCAGAGGGACCATGGATTGGGTGTTACTGTTTTTCTGAGCAATCGGTAGATTAAAGTAACACTTTGGGCATTGGCTCCCGGGGCAGTTTCCTCACTCCCAGGCACTGGCAGTGTCCCTTGTTATGATTCAGCACAGTTAACAGACCTGAACATTTAGAAATGtgctttctttaaaatgttgcaCCCTTCTCTTCTAGAAGAAAATGCTTCATCATCTCAGAGGGATGTGAGTCATCGTCTGCATCTTTCTAAGAATTCAGCAGAAATGTTCTTTTGGGTTTTCCTGGCCACTTCTGCCTTTTGTCACCCATCACAGGGAAGGCAACAGCCAGGCACAATTTCTTCTGTAATACTTAGTGTCTTCCTTAGCCCTGGGAGTCTGGGATATTGCACCACTTTAGGAAAACACTACTTTTGTATGCAGCTTACAAACCCATCCCCTTTTACATTACATTTTTGGATTCTGGTGCCTCAGAAGTGGCACACCCCCTGCTCATGGTGTCTCTGGGAAGAGCTGTTCTGGAGACTGAGCCTCCCATCCCTGTTGCAAACCAgggccctggggatggggaggaaggTACAGAATTGGCACTTCTGGGTGCACAAACATTTTGCCTTCAGTGTGTCTAATTCCTCTCTGAAAAGTGGAGATGTAGAAGCTCAGACCATGAACATTGACTGGCTTCAATCCACACCccatcagcacagccctgctcctccttctaTGAGAATCTGGACTCCATCCTCCAATTCCCCTGGTATCTGGTGTGCCTCAAAATGCCTACAGACACACTAGAGTGACGTAAACAGCAAATATGGAGACATATgcatatataataataatattcttATCATAGTAATGATTGAATTTTTGTTCACAGCCAGGCTTGCCCAGGacttttgtcaaaaaaaaaaaaaaaaaaaaaaaaaaaaacaacaaaaaagaactttaccaaacaaaccaacctccacaaaaccaaaaaaagagaattatttttatatacattCAGTAAATTCCACACTCTGATTTCAGGATGGATAGTTTACAAATTCCAAATCCCTTTAACAACATTGTTCTTGTTTTGATCTGAATCCAGAGAAAGTTCTGCAGAAAACCACCGTCCTCTTGGTCCCAACTCCACTTTTCTCTTCATCTGTTAAGCTTAAGGATCCCTTCCAGTTCAgcatgttctgtgattctggtgTCCACCTGCTTGAGCACCCCATGAGAGTGTTCATGGGAGGGATGAGCACCACAATTGCCTGAGCCCTGGGCGTGAACTTCCTGGGGAGACAAAGCTCTTTACcatgagggtgggcaggccctggcacagggtgccctggcagggtccaaggccaggctggatggggcttgaagcaagctgggacagtggaaggctgtggcagcagctctggggccacagagagcagcacagctggctcaggcaTTGTGCTGGAAAGGCTGTgggaagatcagagaaaagaatgataaataattcttatcttcacttgctgcccctgctgttgtgaacatgtggaatgtgttatggaggTTTGTCTACCAAAGGGTGGTTTCTTGATTGGCCACTGGTAATGGTGTTTGAAGGACCAGTTGGGTCCACCTGCATTGTAACTGTCTATAAAAGCAATGGGTTTCTTAATGAGTATAGTTTAATAAagtgattgatcagccttctgtgAATCATGGActcaatgctaattattaccAGGCTGGGGGCCTGCAATGAcagaaggtgttcctgcccatggcagggggtgacacaggatgagctttgaggtcccttcaaACTGAAGctattccatgattttatgattccatgattctgtgacccAAGGATTGCATGGTGTGAGGGTGTCCTTGCATGCTTCAGGTCTAGCAGCAAAATCAGCCTCAAGCAGCTGCACAACCACAAATACATCTGGGGCCCATGGCAGGGTGACCCCTGGGTGAGGATCTAAGCTGATGGTGCCACGGTAGTGCAGCCcttgctgctctgagccacTCCTCATGCTCTGCAGAAGGTGCTCATTCTCACCTCTCTCTGGgggtgtgcagctgcagctcctcacgcTTTTCTGAGCTGTCACACACAGGCGGGTGCAAGATCAAGAAAGGCATGAGTAattctgggctcctgcaggctccCAGAACAGCAGTGAGGAGCCAGTTGAGGTACTCTGGGGTGGAGGGGGAGGGCTGTGGGAGGCTGGAATGGCCCTGGGTGTTTTGGGACACTGCCCAAGGCAGACAGCCTGTGTGCCGCATTGCCGGGCTGGATGGTACTCACTGCATCACCCTGTGCCCTTCCACGAGGAACCTGAGGCTGTGGGACAGTGCcacagaggcaggcagggcttgTGTCCAAGAGGGACTGTGGAGGCTcaagggattttgggataatCCCATCACAGCTCTTCCCCCTCCTGtctcctgttcctgctgttccctggataagggcagctctgggcactaGGCTTTGTTCCAATCTCAGTCCTCAGGGTGAATCtatccagcagcacccagggtgGCTGGGACTCAGTGGCCAAGATGAGCCTGCCTTCTGGAGCTGGTCCTGGGGTGTGCAGGGTCTGGTGAGTGCAGGCTTTCACCAAAGCCAGCCCCTTCACATGCTGGTGGCAATGCCCATCTAAACCTCCCAGCCATgggctccctgctctcccagcagtgtctcagggAAGGGGGCTCTGGTCCTGCTCTCTACCTCACTTCCCTCCTGTCAGGGTGCTATTTTAAGCTGGATGCTGTCAGCACTGGGGTGGGATGACAGATGGGATCCGCAGGGCCCCGTGGGCTGaggagccaggggctgcagctccccgAGTGAGGAGTGATGTGTTCCTTCCTCCCTCAGACACACCCACGGCCCCCTGATCCCTCCAGCCCCCCGGATCCTCCTCTCTCTGCTCACCACCCACCCTCTGATCAAGgttcccctccccagggctgcctctgccctgctggcctGTGTCCCACTGGTGCTCCTGTttgaaatcccaaatccagcatGGGAACGCAGTGTGTTAAACGGAGCATTGTTCCATGGAGTGCACCAGAGATCCAGGCAGGAGGAACCCAAATACTCTTTGCTGATCCAGCAGATCCTGTCCAGAGCTGATCAGAGCGTCCCAAACACCATCAGTGGTGTGGGAAATGCCATTAAGGACGTGGGAAATACCTTCACTAAGGGGGGCTCCGTTTCCTTCAGCTCCAGGGGGGCACCAGGGGAGATGTTTCCTTGCAGGGGCaggtcctgccctgggctggggtcTGGCATGGTCATCTCTGGACAGGCATCTCCAGAGATGAGCAGGTTTTGGAGTCAAAGTATTACTAAGGGAATATTTGCCAAGCTTCATGTCCCACACAAATGAGAGCTTAATGAAATAATTCTAAAATTCTTGCAgtgaaacatattttttccaCCCTCGGGTCTGGAAATAACTGATCCATTTTATCTGTAGCTCTCAGAAAGCTTTCCCTAAAACAGCCAATATGTTAAATTTCAGCCCCTAAAGGTAATATTTTGATTGATTGTAATGGGGCCAGAAATGGAATTTAATGAGCTTCCAATTGTCATAATGAATGGAAATTAAATACCTTAGAAAAAGCTTAAGACAAGTTACCTGAATGTAATCCCTGCCTTTCTCACAACTCCTCCTTCATGGCTTTTCTTGTTACTATTTTGCAAAACAAGATGTTCAGACACAGAAAGCTTGTAGGAGTTTTGACAatgtggaaaaggaaataaagaagcTGCTGTCACTATTTTAATTTCAGCTATTGTCACCCCAAAGGATTGTAACAGAGGCAAACACAGAAGAttcttacaaaaatatttatttattgacacctgaatttaattttatgtaaaaaatataGTTActtaaatacagaaattataATCTGAGTctacaggcaaaaaaaaaaaaacccaaaaacatattaaataaattttttttttatctcagaGTTATTGCACCTGTTCCCTCCcctataaaaaattaaatagcacAACATTAAGTTGTGTTTTGGAATGTTTTCAGTTTCTCAACTAGCTCTAAATGACATTGAAGCCCTTGCAGTGGACCCCAGCTGGTGATGCCTGTCCCTCCCGGCAGTGGGGACATGGagcagctggctctgcacaggagctCAGTCCAGCTCCAGCTCATTCACGTACTGCTGGACCCAGTCCTCCCCGGGGTTGGCACAGACCTCCCGGCCCTTCCTGGTGATGAACCTGTGGGGTGCAAGGAGGTCAGGTTTTGGTGGGAGAGCACTGAATggaggatcacagaatcatagagtTATGGAATGGTTTGCTTTGGAAGGCACCCTAAAGCTTATtcagttccaccccctgccatgggcatggacatcttccattagaccaggttgTTTCAAGCCCATCCAACCCGGCCTTGGATACTTCCAGGGCCAGGACAAGAGCCCTGCCCAAGTCCTGCCCCTCCCAAAGATGAGCAGCTCCATGCCTTGCCCATCCTATCCAGCAGCCACCAGTTTTATCTGCAAAGGGGTAGAGCAGGAGCAGCATATGGCTTTTGTGCTCCAAGCATCACCTTGTTCTTCTTGTCTATCCCAGCTTTCCTTCCCTGTCTTTGGAAAAGGgcctttccctgcctggctcctcagccccaaaccaccCTGCCCCGGAGGAGGGACTCACACGACAGcaggctgggagcactggctgtTGGTTTCGTAGTAATCCTTCACAAAGGTGCGGGGCAGCTGCCGCGAGACGtaggagaagcagcaggaggttGGTGGGTCGGAGCCAACTGTGAAGGGCAAAGACAGTCATGAGCAGTGGCAAGGGATGGGGGAcgaggcagggagctgggattaCCCATCCCTGGGTCTAGGGGGCAGGGATTatgtggaggaggaagagaaaagatggggtcttttttcttcttccttcagttATTTCCCTGTTGGGTTCACCTTGAGCTGGCATTGACACAGCCCATGCCACCAGGCAAcacctcccagcccaaacctgGCCAGCCCTAGCCTTCCTCAGGGTGCCCACATTTGATCCCTGTAGCAGGGGTGGGGGGGCATGGCTGTGCTTTTAGCCTAAAAAGGGTAGCAAACCTTTAGCTTTTATGCTAATGGTCTCTGAGCTCTTCTTGTCCCATAACCCTGGAGCACCTGCCAGAAGatgctgggacagagggagggaCCCAGAGTGGAATTGCTATCAGAAggggctgtcccagcaggaCATCTCTCCTGTCCCCACTTAGGGAAGGTGAGGAGATCCTGGACTTACGTGGAGCAGCAGAGGTCTGGTAGCAGAAGGCAACGATGAGGATGGTGAGGGCAACCACAAACACCTTCATGTTGCTGGAGAACTggtggctggagctggagcaggcaaGGGTAGCTTGGAAGCCTCTTGGCTGTCTGATGCTGAGACCATCAGCAGCCCCTCAATTTATGGAGCGAGAGGTCTGTGCAGAGCTTGCGTAGGCATGGTGGAATTTCCACCAGAGTCCACTTGTGCTGCAGTCCCGTGATGGaacagggcagccccagctccggAAGAGTGAAGCTCCCTGCTCGATTCAGTGCCTCCCCAGTGACACAGGATATGAAACAGTCCCTGTGGctatttctgcttctctcatgCCTGTCCCTTAGTAAGAAGTTCCTCTGTGGAGGTTCCTGCATTTGTTAAGTCTTCTCTTACCCAACCTTCCTGGCAGCTTGGAGGAGAGAGTGTATCCATGAAAGAACTGTGCTGGAGGGCCCAGAAGCATTAGATGAGGCTGGTTAGGGAGAAAGAGACTGAAGTCTCCTTTACTAAGGATTCTCCCATATTTGCAAAGCCCCTGGTGCCCTaggagcaggaggtgggagCTGTCACCAGtgtcctgcaggtgctgccatgGCTGGAGGTGCCTCAGGGCATgtcctgcagctgtgacagcacTGCGGGCACTGGCATAGGTGGTGGTGGGCATGAAAGAGAATCTGAGAAGCTGAAACTCTCAAGTTTCCTCCTTAATTTAAAGGAAAGGAGTGCTGAGATGGGCTACTTGTTATCTCCTGGAACTGCCTGATGTACCCCAGGTCCTATAAGGAGACATTAAATTGCAATTTGATCAAACcgttgctttttttaaaataaaaattatacagTTACATTTCAAGAGTTACTGGTAGTCTGGGGATGCAGAGAGCTGAAAGAAGTGTGGATATTTGTAACCCTGAAGATGAGGCAGAAAGAGTTCCAGGAGCAGGGTGAGGAAGGAAACAGTGATTCTGAAAAAGAAGAGCAGATTAACTGTGTGGTGAGAGCATGGACAGAAACTAGGATGTTGGGAAGAAAAGGGTATCCTGTCTGAGCTGATGAGGGAAAATGACCACAGACTAGAGAAGCAGTACAATGTGtgagagagaggagcagctctgtgaaggCTGGGCAAGGGCTGAGACAGGGATGGGTCACTGGGAAGAAGCCAGCACCCTCCACACAGAGAGCCATGGAGCTCTGACAGACTcctgaggaggagagggaaggctgggcagggaggcgATGAGTGCTCTGGGAAGAGCTGAGGGCTGTCCAGCTGTAGTGAGATGTTCTCAGAAGGATTTCCTGTTCTCTAGAGGAAAGCAGACATTCCTGGGGAATGTCTCCATTTTGTTATTTGGAGTGGTGCTGTCTTGATAGACACTTCCTAAATAACAGTGGAAGGTTTATAATGTAAATGGAGCAACCCAACCTCACCCTGGCACCTCTGCACTccccccagcagtgctgggtacTGACTCATCCTCTTTCTATTAAAGGTTTCCAGTTACTGCCCC
This region includes:
- the LOC131566447 gene encoding C-C motif chemokine 4 homolog, translating into MKVFVVALTILIVAFCYQTSAAPLGSDPPTSCCFSYVSRQLPRTFVKDYYETNSQCSQPAVVFITRKGREVCANPGEDWVQQYVNELELD